In Gulosibacter molinativorax, a single window of DNA contains:
- a CDS encoding Hsp70 family protein codes for MAWRLSIDFGTSNTAAAIDAQGAVRPISLSESGTSMPSAIVLTPSGFRVGEEAVNAQLRHPDGFERSPKMLVGRGEVVLAGEIVSPNDIVREIYSYVRAAALRRQDGSSPAEVWLTHPVAWAPSQIEALREGAVAAGFAAETIRTVNEPIAAAAHYARNHRAAPGSRVAVFDFGGGTLDLAVLERAPQLPEGYRVLAYGGDPVLGGRTFDARLLDWALETLARRGHSELADRLHRPKTMSELRAQTTLSRAVTSAKIELSTRPDADIAVSLGEEDAVVTITRKEYEKLIADDLDRAGKLLTDVFAQVSGPPPEVLYLTGGSSRTPAISHMIRERTGIRIATLDDPKLVVAEGALHVAPLGAVRAAQPLKPSTPAPTQAPVSAQPSQNPPASAPFSPPAGATGPVAGMTRPGQPAHPGQQRPAVAQPGLFQGAQGSASATGSPSQVQRPPQGQGPARPPAQSPGQSRPPAQSRPVAPGQRPAPNQSPAQTQPFGIMGAARPATQAGGGSYGKGPAGGQAVSQSAGALGGKKKSPLKLVLGILAAIVVVVGVIWGATSIFGGGGSSIATGDPTDTPTVEEIVVAEGEIECWDGASAGAKENCNRLTGQAALDWLVSFDGASCQEVAGDSMQKECSWYDRPNSFVYVMEFNSYDDAVGYAESLYNEDPGTWEVNGEPAGPHWEGEFTDGSGGYSHVYLYEGQPFGLFVRLDNDPSHGNHDNLNDFSNRFTMRPLSEVAYAVATTERV; via the coding sequence ATGGCCTGGCGCCTCTCAATCGACTTCGGCACGTCGAATACCGCCGCTGCCATCGATGCGCAGGGAGCCGTCCGACCCATTTCGCTCAGCGAGAGCGGCACCTCAATGCCCTCCGCGATCGTGCTGACTCCCAGCGGATTCCGCGTCGGCGAGGAGGCCGTCAACGCCCAGCTGCGTCACCCCGACGGCTTCGAACGCTCGCCGAAGATGCTCGTCGGCCGCGGCGAGGTCGTGCTTGCCGGCGAGATCGTCAGCCCGAATGACATCGTGCGGGAGATTTATTCGTACGTGCGAGCAGCGGCGCTGCGCCGCCAGGACGGTTCATCCCCGGCCGAGGTCTGGCTGACGCACCCGGTCGCTTGGGCACCGTCGCAGATCGAGGCGCTCCGCGAGGGCGCCGTTGCGGCGGGATTCGCCGCCGAGACCATCCGGACCGTGAACGAGCCGATCGCGGCGGCGGCGCACTACGCCCGAAACCACCGCGCAGCCCCCGGCTCGCGCGTTGCGGTGTTCGACTTTGGTGGCGGCACTCTCGACCTCGCGGTCCTCGAGCGCGCGCCCCAGCTGCCCGAGGGCTATCGCGTCCTCGCCTACGGCGGCGACCCCGTGCTCGGCGGTCGCACGTTTGATGCTCGCCTGCTCGACTGGGCCCTCGAGACGCTCGCGCGCCGCGGCCACTCGGAGCTCGCCGACCGCCTCCACCGCCCCAAGACGATGTCTGAGCTGCGCGCGCAGACCACGTTGAGCCGCGCCGTGACCTCTGCCAAGATCGAGCTTTCTACCCGTCCCGACGCCGATATCGCAGTGAGTCTCGGCGAAGAGGATGCCGTGGTCACCATCACCCGCAAGGAATACGAGAAGCTCATCGCGGATGACCTCGATCGCGCGGGCAAGCTCCTCACCGACGTCTTCGCCCAGGTCAGCGGCCCGCCACCCGAGGTGCTGTACCTGACCGGTGGTTCCTCGCGGACACCGGCGATCAGTCACATGATTCGGGAGCGAACCGGCATCCGCATTGCGACCCTCGACGACCCGAAGCTGGTCGTCGCGGAGGGCGCGCTGCACGTCGCGCCGCTCGGTGCCGTCCGCGCCGCCCAGCCACTCAAGCCTTCCACGCCGGCGCCGACGCAGGCGCCAGTGTCCGCGCAGCCCTCGCAGAATCCGCCGGCGAGCGCTCCGTTCTCGCCGCCTGCGGGCGCGACTGGGCCGGTAGCCGGGATGACCCGACCGGGCCAGCCCGCGCATCCCGGCCAGCAGCGCCCCGCGGTCGCGCAGCCGGGCCTTTTCCAGGGCGCGCAGGGGAGTGCATCCGCGACCGGTTCGCCGAGCCAGGTGCAGCGCCCGCCTCAGGGGCAGGGGCCCGCACGACCGCCGGCACAGTCGCCCGGGCAGTCTCGACCACCCGCGCAGTCCCGACCAGTAGCACCGGGGCAGCGCCCGGCACCGAATCAATCGCCCGCGCAAACGCAGCCGTTTGGCATCATGGGCGCGGCGCGCCCTGCCACCCAGGCCGGGGGCGGCAGCTACGGTAAGGGCCCGGCGGGCGGGCAGGCCGTCAGTCAGTCGGCCGGAGCGCTGGGCGGCAAGAAGAAGAGCCCGCTCAAGCTCGTCCTCGGCATCCTCGCGGCGATCGTAGTCGTCGTCGGCGTCATTTGGGGCGCAACCTCGATCTTCGGTGGCGGTGGCTCCTCGATCGCGACGGGCGACCCCACCGACACCCCGACGGTCGAAGAGATCGTGGTGGCCGAAGGCGAGATCGAGTGCTGGGATGGGGCATCCGCCGGTGCGAAGGAGAACTGCAACCGGTTGACCGGTCAGGCAGCGCTCGACTGGCTCGTGTCCTTTGACGGCGCCTCCTGCCAGGAGGTTGCGGGCGACTCGATGCAGAAGGAGTGCTCCTGGTACGACCGCCCGAACAGCTTCGTCTACGTCATGGAGTTCAACTCCTATGACGATGCGGTCGGTTACGCCGAGAGCCTCTACAACGAGGATCCCGGCACGTGGGAGGTAAACGGCGAGCCTGCCGGCCCGCATTGGGAAGGCGAATTCACCGACGGCAGCGGCGGCTACTCGCACGTCTATCTGTATGAGGGCCAGCCCTTCGGGCTGTTCGTGCGGCTCGACAATGACCCGTCGCACGGCAACCACGACAACCTCAACGACTTCAGCAATCGATTCACCATGCGCCCGCTCAGCGAGGTCGCCTACGCAGTGGCCACCACCGAGCGCGTATGA
- a CDS encoding glutathione S-transferase family protein: protein MSDENSTKGAYTKTGEEYTRDTAYITDRITKDARPVGEGIQTWPVEAGRYRLVVSRACPWANRATIVRRLLGLEDAISMAICGPTHDVRSWTFDKDPDGRDSVLGYERLQEAYFARFSDYPKGITVPAIVDVPTKAVVTNDFPWITLDFSTEWTEFHRDGAPDLYPEPLRDEMESVMRHIYTEINNGVYRCGFAGSQDAYDKAYDRLFTALDKVSERLETRRYLMGDTITEADVRLFTTLARFDAVYHGHFKCNRQKLSEMPVLWAYARDLFQTPGFGDSTDFVDIKRHYYEVHEDINPTKIVPKGPNFANWLTAHHREEMGGSPFGTGTAPGPVREPLEPGHSIEELIAQQNA, encoded by the coding sequence ATGAGCGACGAGAATTCGACCAAGGGTGCCTACACCAAGACGGGTGAGGAATACACCCGCGACACCGCCTACATCACCGATCGCATTACGAAGGATGCCCGCCCGGTTGGCGAGGGCATCCAGACCTGGCCCGTCGAGGCGGGCCGCTACCGACTTGTTGTCTCGCGGGCGTGCCCGTGGGCCAACCGCGCGACGATCGTGCGCCGGCTGCTCGGCCTCGAGGACGCGATCTCGATGGCGATCTGCGGACCGACCCACGATGTTCGCTCGTGGACCTTCGACAAGGATCCGGACGGCCGTGACTCGGTGCTCGGTTACGAGCGGCTTCAGGAGGCATACTTCGCTCGCTTCTCGGATTACCCGAAGGGCATCACGGTCCCGGCGATCGTCGACGTGCCGACGAAGGCCGTCGTGACGAACGACTTCCCGTGGATCACCCTCGACTTCTCGACCGAGTGGACCGAATTCCACCGCGACGGTGCACCCGACCTCTACCCGGAGCCGCTGCGGGACGAGATGGAGTCGGTCATGCGGCACATCTACACCGAGATCAACAACGGCGTGTACCGCTGCGGTTTCGCCGGTTCGCAGGATGCGTACGACAAGGCGTATGACCGCCTCTTCACCGCGCTCGACAAGGTCTCGGAACGGCTTGAGACGCGCCGCTACCTCATGGGCGACACGATCACCGAGGCCGACGTGCGGCTGTTCACGACGCTCGCTCGCTTCGATGCGGTCTACCACGGACACTTCAAGTGCAATCGCCAGAAGCTCAGCGAGATGCCGGTGCTGTGGGCCTACGCCCGAGACCTGTTCCAGACGCCGGGGTTCGGTGACTCGACCGACTTCGTCGACATCAAGCGGCACTACTACGAGGTGCACGAGGACATCAACCCGACGAAGATCGTCCCCAAGGGCCCGAACTTCGCGAACTGGCTCACCGCGCATCACCGCGAGGAAATGGGCGGCTCCCCGTTCGGCACGGGCACGGCTCCCGGACCGGTCCGCGAGCCGCTCGAGCCCGGTCACTCGATCGAAGAGCTCATCGCGCAGCAGAACGCCTAA
- a CDS encoding GTPase has product MTSEAPKTETKPKPNSATLAFRQLGAAAKANDRSEQFAAIARMIKDSQGRQPSVVVVGEMNRGKSTLINAILGAPGTSPVGPTETTGLSVSYVPESENFPFGQAELEYASEPRLRRIPAEELPQWVRIDSPTLLDAEEPPLQASRAVKKSPLGRVTIVDTPGSGGLSEAYVMRAIARAQDASVLLMVTDAAGRITKPALEFLVHCSTMVESVVLAVTKIDLYRGHWQAVLEENRQVLAARDPRLANIPIIPVSGAWGERAAAEPDEARRRKLYGSSNVHELIRALRAPLERGSKLPTLNALRQGIAMLEKPLIQLETEREALGGIVEKHDNLLAVRDHREKLLRTFEDSKYDWNAQVDRVRVELTAANARLSREFGAHWKDRLQKYGAGISEKQSVALMNEMAADIEVQVGRALRGIVQRGTSLLSELYAAAGMDPQQGLLQEVERRALEADAGPRGGLDRGTASIDPRMMVSGVLMGSGIGGMLTAITSVVFMPVIGVAVMGSFSIILARRQAKRQSVMQTANDATIELRETLDRAVRGVLGVVSTDARKVFDRDLRQSVTDAKTELARLESAKRASESERERRLAQIDPKIEQIESAMAAAHDEILRLTDRASAPGP; this is encoded by the coding sequence ATGACGTCAGAGGCCCCGAAAACCGAGACCAAGCCAAAGCCGAACTCGGCGACGCTTGCGTTCCGGCAACTCGGCGCCGCGGCGAAGGCCAATGATCGCAGCGAGCAATTCGCGGCGATCGCTCGGATGATCAAGGATTCGCAGGGCCGACAGCCGAGCGTGGTCGTGGTCGGTGAGATGAATCGCGGCAAGTCCACGCTCATCAACGCGATCCTCGGCGCCCCCGGAACCTCGCCGGTCGGGCCGACGGAGACCACGGGGCTTTCGGTGAGCTACGTGCCCGAGAGCGAGAACTTCCCGTTCGGGCAGGCGGAGCTGGAGTACGCATCCGAGCCGCGGCTGCGCCGCATCCCCGCCGAGGAGCTGCCGCAGTGGGTGCGGATCGACTCGCCGACCCTGCTGGATGCGGAGGAGCCGCCCCTGCAGGCATCCCGCGCCGTGAAGAAGTCACCGCTAGGTCGCGTCACGATCGTCGATACGCCCGGCTCGGGCGGGCTCAGCGAGGCGTATGTGATGCGCGCGATCGCCCGCGCGCAGGATGCATCGGTGCTGCTCATGGTCACCGACGCCGCCGGCCGGATCACGAAGCCCGCGCTCGAGTTTCTCGTGCACTGCAGCACGATGGTCGAGTCAGTCGTCCTCGCCGTCACGAAGATCGACCTCTATCGCGGGCACTGGCAGGCCGTGCTGGAAGAGAATCGGCAGGTTCTCGCGGCGCGCGACCCGCGGCTCGCGAACATCCCGATCATCCCTGTTTCGGGCGCCTGGGGCGAGCGCGCGGCCGCCGAGCCCGACGAGGCGCGACGCCGCAAGCTCTACGGGTCGAGCAATGTCCACGAGCTGATTCGCGCACTGCGGGCCCCGCTCGAGCGCGGCTCGAAGCTGCCGACGCTCAACGCGCTCCGGCAGGGGATCGCGATGCTCGAGAAGCCGCTCATCCAGCTGGAGACCGAGCGCGAGGCGCTGGGCGGGATCGTCGAGAAGCACGACAATCTGCTTGCCGTGCGCGATCACCGCGAAAAGCTGCTGCGCACCTTCGAGGATTCGAAGTACGACTGGAACGCGCAGGTCGACCGCGTGCGAGTCGAGCTCACGGCCGCCAATGCCCGGCTGTCCCGCGAATTCGGGGCGCACTGGAAGGACCGGCTGCAAAAATACGGCGCGGGCATTAGCGAGAAGCAGAGCGTCGCGCTCATGAACGAGATGGCGGCTGATATTGAGGTGCAGGTCGGCCGCGCGCTGCGAGGGATCGTGCAGCGCGGCACGAGCCTGCTCTCCGAGCTGTATGCCGCGGCGGGCATGGATCCCCAGCAGGGGCTCCTGCAGGAGGTCGAGCGGCGGGCGCTCGAGGCGGATGCGGGGCCTCGCGGTGGGCTCGATCGTGGCACGGCCTCGATCGATCCGCGCATGATGGTCTCGGGCGTGCTGATGGGCTCGGGTATCGGCGGCATGCTCACCGCGATCACCTCGGTCGTGTTCATGCCGGTGATCGGCGTTGCGGTGATGGGCAGTTTCAGCATCATCCTGGCGCGGCGGCAGGCGAAGCGGCAGTCGGTGATGCAGACGGCGAATGACGCCACGATCGAGCTGCGCGAGACCCTCGATCGCGCGGTGCGGGGCGTCCTCGGCGTCGTCTCGACGGATGCGCGCAAGGTATTCGACCGCGACCTGCGGCAGTCGGTGACGGATGCGAAAACGGAGCTTGCGCGGCTCGAATCGGCCAAGCGCGCGAGCGAGTCGGAGCGGGAGCGTCGGCTCGCGCAAATCGACCCGAAGATAGAGCAAATCGAATCCGCCATGGCGGCCGCGCACGACGAAATCTTGCGACTTACGGACCGCGCTTCGGCACCAGGTCCCTAA